A region from the Janthinobacterium agaricidamnosum genome encodes:
- a CDS encoding NAD(P)/FAD-dependent oxidoreductase, with product MAKQFDVAVIGAGAAGMMCAAVAAHQGKRVVLIDHAAKLAEKIRISGGGRCNFTNINATPQNFLSENPHFCKSALSRYTPQDFLALVKKYRIGYHEKHKGQQFCNESAEQIIDMLKDECAAGGVHWRMPCKIDNVVQQDDGGFVLQTDSGDIETASIVIATGGLSIPKIGATDFAYRIAKQFGLAMVEPRPALVPLTFDPASWAPFAELSGIALEVDVETGSLKGRKATGARFREDLLFTHRGLSGPAILQISSYWLPGEPIVINLLPEVDVAQTLIEGKGTLKKQLGNIVAQWLPQRLADCLLATNGLAPDARIADMPDAQLRKLGQAINAWSIVPNGSEGYRKAEVTRGGIDTRELSQQTMMANKVPGLYFIGESVDVTGWLGGYNFQWAWASGVAAGIALQ from the coding sequence ATGGCAAAACAATTTGATGTGGCAGTGATCGGCGCGGGCGCGGCCGGCATGATGTGTGCGGCTGTTGCCGCCCATCAAGGCAAGCGTGTGGTGTTGATCGATCACGCGGCCAAGCTGGCCGAAAAGATCCGCATCTCGGGTGGCGGACGGTGTAATTTCACCAATATTAACGCCACCCCACAAAATTTCCTCTCGGAAAACCCGCATTTCTGCAAGAGCGCGCTGTCGCGCTACACGCCGCAGGATTTCCTCGCGCTGGTGAAAAAATACCGGATCGGTTACCACGAAAAGCACAAGGGCCAGCAATTCTGCAATGAATCGGCCGAGCAGATCATCGACATGCTCAAGGACGAGTGCGCCGCTGGCGGCGTGCACTGGCGCATGCCATGCAAGATCGACAATGTTGTTCAGCAAGACGACGGCGGCTTCGTGCTGCAGACCGATAGCGGCGACATCGAGACGGCCAGCATCGTCATCGCTACGGGCGGCCTGTCGATCCCGAAGATCGGCGCCACGGACTTTGCCTATCGCATCGCCAAGCAATTCGGTCTGGCGATGGTCGAGCCGCGTCCGGCCCTGGTGCCGCTGACATTCGACCCGGCCAGCTGGGCGCCGTTCGCGGAATTGTCCGGCATCGCGCTGGAAGTGGATGTGGAAACGGGCAGCTTGAAAGGCCGCAAGGCCACGGGCGCGCGTTTTCGCGAAGATTTGCTGTTCACGCATCGCGGCCTGTCCGGTCCGGCGATTTTGCAGATTTCCAGCTACTGGCTGCCGGGCGAGCCCATCGTCATCAACCTGTTGCCGGAAGTCGATGTGGCGCAGACCTTGATCGAAGGCAAGGGCACCCTGAAGAAGCAGTTGGGCAATATCGTCGCCCAATGGCTGCCGCAGCGCCTGGCGGACTGCCTGCTGGCCACGAACGGCCTGGCGCCGGACGCGCGCATCGCCGACATGCCCGACGCGCAGCTGCGCAAGCTGGGGCAGGCCATCAATGCCTGGTCCATCGTGCCGAACGGTTCCGAAGGCTACCGCAAGGCGGAAGTGACGCGCGGCGGCATCGACACGCGCGAACTGTCGCAGCAGACCATGATGGCCAATAAAGTGCCGGGCCTGTATTTCATCGGCGAGTCGGTCGACGTGACGGGCTGGCTGGGCGGCTACAACTTCCAGTGGGCCTGGGCTTCCGGCGTGGCGGCAGGTATTGCCTTGCAGTAA
- the rpsU gene encoding 30S ribosomal protein S21, protein MTTIRLKENEPFEVAMRRFKRTIEKTGLLTELRAREFYEKPTAERKRKLAAAVKRHYKRIRSQQLPKKLF, encoded by the coding sequence ATGACCACTATTCGCCTTAAAGAAAACGAGCCGTTCGAAGTCGCAATGCGTCGCTTCAAACGCACCATCGAAAAAACGGGTCTGCTGACCGAATTGCGCGCTCGCGAATTCTACGAAAAGCCAACAGCTGAGCGCAAGCGCAAGCTGGCAGCTGCTGTCAAGCGTCATTACAAACGCATCCGCAGCCAACAACTGCCGAAAAAATTATTCTAA
- the dnaG gene encoding DNA primase, with product MIPQSFISDLLNRVDIVDVVGRYVQLKKGGANFMGLCPFHSEKSPSFTVSPTKQFYHCFGCGAHGTSIGFLIEYSGMGFVDAVKDLAQNVGMVVPEADDKIPPAQRAQIQAQSLALSDAMTQACDYYRGQLRHAPEAIAYLKNRGLTGEVAARFGMGFAPGGWDNLRSVFPDYDVVALAEAGLVIDKVDEEGNNRKRYDRFRERIMFPIRNTKGQVIAFGGRVLDHGEPKYLNSPETPLFSKGFELYGLFEARQAIRDAGYVLVTEGYMDVVALAQMGFPQAVATLGTACTPTHVQKLLRQTDNVIFSFDGDKAGRRAARRALEASLAHVSDNKTIKFLFLPSEHDPDSYIREFGAEGFEQQVHEAMPLSQFLLKEVSGEHDLSEPEGRARVQFDAKPLLQLMAPSSLRLQIVRGLAQLTQSTPAEIEALFELAKPVAVAHRAPPKSGRPVPVGLELKIMRMLVAHPPLTLRIDEAALTAFQHLGPDAAHSLGQLVAVGQALGEHGSFAALAQQLKELGSEYDEIIGEIAAGTESDYDSELSWLVSTIREIKLNALKAELQQLFASGLPSEKIGVRYREIMQEQGELERERDAELVNR from the coding sequence GTGATACCTCAATCCTTCATTTCCGATTTGCTCAACCGCGTCGATATCGTCGATGTCGTGGGGCGCTATGTGCAACTGAAAAAAGGTGGCGCCAATTTCATGGGCTTGTGCCCGTTCCACAGTGAAAAATCGCCCAGCTTTACCGTCAGCCCCACCAAGCAGTTCTACCATTGCTTCGGCTGCGGCGCGCATGGCACCTCGATCGGCTTCCTGATCGAATACTCGGGCATGGGCTTTGTCGATGCCGTCAAGGACCTGGCGCAAAACGTGGGCATGGTCGTGCCGGAAGCGGACGACAAGATCCCGCCGGCACAGCGCGCGCAGATCCAGGCGCAAAGCCTGGCCTTGTCCGACGCCATGACGCAGGCCTGCGATTATTACCGCGGGCAATTGCGCCACGCGCCGGAAGCCATCGCCTACCTCAAAAACCGGGGCTTGACGGGCGAAGTGGCCGCTCGCTTCGGCATGGGTTTCGCGCCCGGCGGTTGGGATAACCTGCGTTCCGTCTTCCCCGATTACGACGTGGTGGCCCTGGCCGAGGCCGGTCTAGTGATCGACAAGGTCGATGAAGAGGGCAACAACCGCAAGCGCTACGACCGTTTCCGCGAACGCATCATGTTCCCGATCCGCAATACCAAGGGGCAGGTCATCGCCTTTGGCGGCCGCGTGCTCGACCATGGCGAACCGAAATACCTGAATTCGCCGGAAACCCCCTTGTTTTCCAAGGGTTTCGAACTATATGGGTTGTTCGAGGCGCGCCAGGCCATCCGCGACGCCGGCTACGTGCTGGTGACGGAGGGTTACATGGACGTGGTGGCGCTGGCGCAGATGGGTTTCCCGCAAGCGGTGGCCACCTTGGGCACGGCGTGCACGCCCACCCACGTGCAGAAACTGTTGCGCCAGACCGATAACGTGATTTTCAGCTTCGATGGCGACAAGGCCGGCCGCCGCGCGGCGCGCCGCGCGCTGGAGGCGAGTCTGGCCCACGTGTCGGACAATAAGACGATCAAATTCCTGTTCTTGCCGTCGGAACACGATCCGGACAGCTATATCCGCGAATTCGGCGCCGAGGGTTTTGAGCAGCAAGTGCATGAAGCGATGCCGCTGTCGCAATTCTTGCTGAAAGAAGTGTCGGGCGAGCATGATTTGTCGGAACCGGAAGGGCGCGCCCGCGTGCAGTTCGACGCCAAGCCCCTGCTGCAGCTGATGGCGCCGTCGTCCCTGCGCCTGCAGATCGTGCGGGGCCTGGCGCAGTTGACGCAGTCCACGCCGGCCGAGATCGAAGCCCTGTTTGAGCTGGCGAAACCCGTTGCCGTGGCGCACCGCGCGCCGCCGAAATCGGGCCGTCCCGTGCCCGTGGGTCTTGAATTGAAGATCATGCGCATGCTGGTGGCGCATCCGCCCTTGACCCTGCGCATCGACGAGGCGGCCCTGACCGCCTTCCAGCACCTGGGGCCGGATGCGGCGCACAGCCTGGGGCAGCTGGTGGCTGTAGGCCAGGCGCTGGGCGAGCACGGCAGTTTTGCCGCGCTGGCGCAGCAATTGAAGGAGCTGGGCAGCGAATACGACGAGATCATCGGCGAGATCGCGGCCGGCACGGAATCCGATTACGACAGCGAATTGTCGTGGCTGGTGAGCACCATCCGCGAGATCAAACTGAATGCCTTGAAGGCGGAATTGCAGCAATTGTTTGCGTCGGGTTTGCCATCGGAGAAAATTGGTGTACGCTACCGCGAAATCATGCAGGAGCAGGGCGAGCTGGAACGCGAACGCGATGCCGAGTTGGTGAATCGCTAA
- the rpoD gene encoding RNA polymerase sigma factor RpoD, with amino-acid sequence MPIKKPESKAAVKPTKVTTKAEKALDRPEARVTSAPVVSQTTDAATLAAIDTSGYVLPSVKVPGRRGRKPKEFQPENDEVAALNAVERAELKAVDKAKAKDRKAKERALLKDAFSSDTEASEEELERRRQKLKTLIKFGKERGFLTYAEINDHLPENIVDPEAIEGIIGTFNDMGIAVYEHAPDAETLLLSDNVAVVTSDDEAEAAAEAALSTVDSDFGRTTDPVRMYMREMGSVELLTREGEIEIAKRIEDGLKDMIQAISACPVTIAEIIAAADRIANEEIKIDEIVDGLVDENEPVAAAPVVSAPVEEDEEEGEAEEEEEEEEEEASASGAAGFSAEQLETLKRTALEKFAVISQQFDKMRRAFEKEGYNSKPYAKAQEAISQELLGIRFTAKVVEKLCDTLRGQVDEVRHIEKQILDVAVNRCGMPRAHFIKVFPGNETNLDWVDGEVNAGHAYSAILGRNIPTVKELQQRLIDLQARVVLPLPDLRNINRQMAAGEMKARKAKREMTEANLRLVISIAKKYTNRGLQFLDLIQEGNIGLMKAVDKFEYRRGYKFSTYATWWIRQAITRSIADQARTIRIPVHMIETINKMNRISRQILQETGAEPDPATLAIKMEMPEDKIRKIMKIAKEPISMETPIGDDDDSHLGDFIEDNNTLAPADAALHASMRGVVKDVLDSLTPREAKVLRMRFGIEMSTDHTLEEVGKQFDVTRERIRQIEAKALRKLRHPSRSDKLKSFLEGN; translated from the coding sequence GTGCCAATCAAGAAACCCGAATCCAAAGCGGCTGTAAAGCCCACTAAAGTTACCACGAAAGCCGAAAAGGCGCTCGACCGGCCAGAAGCGCGCGTGACCAGCGCGCCCGTGGTCAGCCAGACCACCGACGCCGCTACCCTGGCGGCCATCGATACGTCCGGTTATGTCTTGCCGTCGGTAAAAGTGCCAGGCCGCCGCGGCCGCAAGCCAAAAGAATTCCAGCCAGAAAATGATGAAGTCGCCGCCCTGAACGCCGTCGAGCGGGCCGAACTGAAGGCCGTCGACAAGGCCAAGGCCAAGGACCGCAAGGCGAAAGAGCGCGCGCTGCTGAAGGACGCGTTCTCGTCCGACACGGAAGCGAGCGAAGAAGAACTCGAGCGCCGGCGTCAGAAACTCAAGACCCTGATCAAGTTCGGCAAGGAACGCGGTTTCCTGACGTATGCGGAAATCAACGATCACTTGCCCGAAAACATCGTCGATCCGGAAGCCATCGAAGGCATCATCGGTACCTTCAATGACATGGGCATCGCCGTCTACGAACACGCGCCCGATGCGGAAACGCTGTTGCTGTCCGATAACGTTGCCGTCGTCACCAGCGATGACGAGGCGGAAGCGGCCGCCGAGGCCGCATTGTCGACCGTCGATTCCGATTTCGGCCGCACCACCGACCCGGTGCGCATGTACATGCGCGAGATGGGCTCGGTCGAGCTGCTGACGCGCGAAGGCGAGATCGAGATTGCCAAGCGCATCGAAGATGGCTTGAAAGACATGATCCAGGCAATTTCCGCCTGTCCCGTGACGATCGCCGAGATCATCGCCGCCGCCGACCGCATCGCCAACGAAGAGATCAAGATCGACGAAATCGTCGACGGCCTCGTCGATGAGAACGAACCGGTCGCCGCCGCCCCTGTCGTGTCCGCTCCCGTCGAAGAAGACGAGGAAGAAGGCGAAGCGGAAGAAGAGGAAGAGGAAGAAGAGGAAGAAGCGAGCGCTTCGGGCGCCGCCGGCTTCTCGGCCGAACAGCTGGAAACCCTGAAACGCACGGCGCTGGAAAAATTTGCCGTCATTTCGCAGCAATTCGACAAGATGCGCCGCGCCTTCGAAAAGGAAGGCTACAACTCCAAGCCCTACGCCAAGGCGCAGGAAGCCATTTCGCAAGAGTTGCTGGGCATCCGCTTCACGGCCAAGGTGGTGGAAAAGCTGTGCGACACCCTGCGCGGCCAGGTCGACGAAGTGCGCCATATCGAGAAACAGATCCTCGACGTGGCCGTGAACCGCTGCGGCATGCCGCGCGCCCACTTCATCAAGGTCTTCCCGGGCAATGAAACCAACCTCGACTGGGTCGATGGCGAAGTCAACGCAGGACACGCGTACAGCGCCATCCTGGGCCGCAACATTCCGACCGTCAAGGAATTGCAGCAGCGCCTGATCGACCTGCAGGCGCGTGTCGTACTGCCGCTGCCGGACTTGCGCAATATCAACCGCCAGATGGCGGCCGGTGAAATGAAGGCGCGCAAGGCCAAGCGCGAAATGACGGAGGCCAACTTGCGCCTGGTCATTTCGATCGCCAAGAAATACACGAACCGGGGCCTGCAATTCCTCGACCTGATCCAGGAAGGCAATATCGGCCTGATGAAGGCCGTTGACAAGTTCGAGTACCGCCGCGGCTACAAGTTCTCCACGTATGCGACCTGGTGGATCCGCCAGGCGATTACCCGCTCGATCGCCGACCAGGCGCGCACGATCCGCATTCCCGTGCACATGATCGAGACGATCAACAAGATGAACCGGATCTCGCGCCAGATCCTGCAAGAAACAGGCGCGGAGCCCGATCCGGCCACCCTGGCGATCAAGATGGAGATGCCCGAGGACAAGATCCGCAAGATCATGAAAATCGCCAAGGAACCGATCTCGATGGAAACGCCGATCGGCGATGACGACGATTCCCACCTGGGCGACTTCATCGAGGACAACAACACGCTGGCCCCGGCCGACGCAGCGCTGCACGCGTCCATGCGGGGCGTGGTCAAGGACGTGCTCGATTCCCTGACGCCACGCGAAGCAAAAGTGCTGCGCATGCGTTTCGGCATCGAAATGTCCACCGACCACACCCTGGAAGAAGTGGGCAAGCAATTTGACGTGACGCGCGAGCGCATCCGCCAGATCGAAGCCAAGGCGCTGCGCAAGCTGCGCCACCCATCGCGCTCCGACAAGCTGAAAAGCTTCTTGGAAGGCAACTAG
- a CDS encoding GatB/YqeY domain-containing protein, with translation MSLKEQITEDMKNAMRAKETGKLGTIRLLLAEIKRKEVDERIELTDAHVTAIVEKMIKQRKDSITQFEAGGRADLADIEKAELVHLIGYMPAGLSDEEVAAEVAAAVAASGAAGPQDMGKVMAIVKPKLAGRADMTVVSALVKKALTPAA, from the coding sequence ATGAGCTTGAAAGAACAAATTACCGAAGACATGAAAAACGCCATGCGCGCCAAGGAAACGGGCAAGCTGGGCACGATTCGCCTGTTGCTGGCGGAAATCAAGCGCAAGGAAGTCGACGAGCGCATCGAATTGACGGATGCCCACGTGACGGCCATCGTGGAAAAGATGATCAAGCAGCGCAAGGATTCGATCACCCAGTTCGAAGCCGGTGGCCGTGCCGACCTGGCCGACATCGAAAAAGCCGAGCTGGTGCACCTGATCGGCTACATGCCTGCCGGCCTGTCGGACGAGGAAGTAGCGGCCGAAGTGGCTGCCGCCGTGGCCGCCTCGGGCGCCGCCGGTCCGCAAGACATGGGCAAGGTCATGGCCATCGTCAAGCCGAAGCTGGCTGGCCGCGCCGACATGACCGTGGTCTCCGCGCTGGTCAAGAAAGCCTTGACGCCGGCCGCGTAA